TGTACACACCCACGCCGGTAGAGGCGCCAAAATcgcgagagcgggagagagcgagcgagagggggcTAATGGGCACCAGCACAGCCGCACCTCCGTCCGTTGTCGTCTACGTGTGTAcgttgcgcgtgcgctccttctctcgcgTGACCGCCACCTTCGTCCGAAATCTCACTTCGCTTCTATtccctttgttttttttttcggggggTGCTTTcatgggggtgggtgggtgggtgggtgcggCAGAGGAGAACGGCACGTGTACAAGGatagaaagagagagatggacgggcaggcaggcaggtTGGGGCGCAGTGGAAGCAGGTTGTTGAGCTTTTGCGTGGAcaggcggagggaggggtcaacacacgcacgcatacgggtgtatgtgtgtgtgtgtgtgtgtgtaagaaGTCTGCCGCTTCGTCGCTGCGTTTCCGCATggcagcacgcacgccacaCGGACACAGACAGCGACGTGAAAGGGGCATGAGAGCGAAGATGGAGTCGAACGCGTCAGCAGCCCCCGAACGCCACGTAAGCCTGTGTAGGGCCTGTGCTGAAGCAGTCGgggcctccctccttcccctcctcgtgccaccaccaccaccccaccctcacatgcgcacgctgcAGAGTCCGTGCAGCCGAGTAggttttcttcttttgtAGGCCATCCCTTTTCCTTATGCATACACGACTCTGTgtcacgcagcgccgccgcgtgcaccGATGGAAATGGCGGCCTCCTCTCCGTGGCACCGCTTCGCGTTGATTcgttatatatatatatatatatatatgtgtgtgtgtgtgtgcgtgtggtatcgccccccccttcccccttccgTGCTTACGTAGGCGTTGATACATGTGAGAGAGTGCGAGGCACAACGCAGTGAGGGGGAAAAGGGGTGATGATGGCCGCTCGCGTACATGTGCGCGTCAGCTGCGAACATGTCCCGGCCAAAGCAAACACAAACGCCAGAGACCCGCGGCGTGAGTACGAGTAATGgaagaggggtggagggcgtcgagggcagcagcgaaacacccacacagcgcacgcgatcacgacacacacgcacacgcacatctcTGCCCACGTCCTctgcgccctcccccaccccatgtctctctttcttgtcAACCAGGGATAAGTGGGTCATCAGCGTCGACTGGCCACCCCAACCGCTTGAACGTCTTCTCCatgtgcggcggcagcggcgccgtgacGCACACAAACTCACCGGCGCCGTTCTTGTAGGGGAGCTGAATCTTGCGGTGATGGAGGTGCAGTGGGACGTCTTTGCGGGCGGGGTCCCAGAAGAGCGACAGGGAGTGCGGGAAGGCGCTCTCGCCACCATACTTCGCGTCGCCAAGGAGCGGGGCTCGCAGCGCGTGGGCGGCCATAATGCGCTCctgatgccgccgcgtcgtcagTGGGTAAAAGGAGATGAAGCTGCCGAACTCCAGCGCGGAGGCATTCACAACGAACTCGGCGATGCCTACCTTGGAGTCTgcggtgggggtggggcgagCAACAATGACATCGCCGCCCTGCCCCTTCTGAATCTCGAAGTGCATGCGAATGCGGCCGAAATTCACTGGCGGCTTCCCTACCGCGAAACCCCAGTACACGCTGTTCGGCACTACACGCTTCACAAACATGCGGCCCAGCATGCGGTGCGCGTTCGCActgcgcgccagcaccacgcACCCGCTCGTCTCGGTGTCAAGGTTGTGGCATATGACCGGTTTTTGCGTATTAGTGTACCGCCACGCCGGAAGGAGGTCTGTGATGTTCATGGCAAGAGGGTCGTGCGTCGGCATGATCGGCACGCCGCTCGGCTTGTTGATCACGATGACGTGCTCGTTCTTGAAGAGCACCATCTCCTGCGCCATCTCGCGCGTCTTGGCGGAGAGGTGAAacttctgccgccgctcctgctgctgcgacgtcgaggagctctgcagctccaccccgctcggcggcgccagctggCGTTCCCAGAAGCTCGCTGTCGGCACGACGACAAGCTCATCGAACTCCAGACGATCCGTCAGCCGCGTGTATCGCTTCTTTCCGTTTTTCCGGTAGCGGTAGATGTGCCCCTGCTGCACCAGCCGCTTCACCGTCTCGTAGTCCCACTCCGGGTGGTGCTGCATAACGAAGTCATCCACGCGCTGGCCGAACCAGTCCTGCGTGACGACATGGTACTGCAGCTCATTCGACTTGCGGGACAGCTCCTCGCGTGCCTGCAGAGAGAGCGGGATATGTTGTCTACGTCGCTTCTCTACGGGCGCtctctgcggcgccggctccAGTTCCGAGAGATGCTTGACAAAGGATGGCTGCCatgccagcagcaggaagaggCGCCGCATTACACAGTGCGGTGTGCGGAAGCCAAAAGAGACTGTAGTGAAGCGTGCGAGCACGCAAGAGCCGCAAAACGATGTTCGATGGGCGAGGCCAGGATGCCCGACCGGCGCGGggggtgctgctgtgacgACGAATGTAGCTGTGATGTCGGCCCGCCCTGCCAGCATGGCACGAGGCACCACGGGAGAAACACGTCCGCGAAACCAGCGGCTGCGTCTGTCAGTCCCCTCAAAGTGGGAGGAGAGCGCCGCTGAGCAGGCAAGCGAGGCAACCTACGAAAACATGGCagtgaggaggcggcagatacagcgaggaggaggaggaggcatAACATTTGAGCGCTGGCGTGTCGGACATCGAAACAAGGACACGTCACCTACCGCGAGGAGCCGTGGCGTGAAGGGACCACGCTGCTCCAAGATACTGCACCGCAGTCATACGAGGCACATCCAAACCACCCATTGCTGGATNNNNNNNNNNNNNNNNNNNNNNNNNNNNNNNNNNNNNNNNNNNNNNNNNNNNNNNNNNNNNNNNNNNNNNNNNNNNNNNNNNNNNNNNNNNNNNNNNNNNGCGCGCGAAAGTTTATGAGGATTCTTTTTTCGGTTGTTTGCATGTTTTCATCGCTCCCTCGCTTTCTTTCCCTGTCGGTGATGGCGTACCCTCATTGGGGCGCCAAGGGTGCTGCATGCACGTGGCAGAGCGGTGACGATCAGAGCAgggagaaaacgaaaagctGACGGAGCGCTGCATCCGGCATGCTCACTTGCGTGgttcgccgccaccgcaggcGAAGGAAAAAGCGTGGTCCTGAGAAGCACAGCTGCGACAAGACAAAACAAGGGGGGTCCTACTTCGAGTTTGTGGTTTCCTCCGCCGTCCCCACGGCATTGCCGAGAGGCGCCGCCCCCAAATCCTCCATCATGTGCATATACTTGGGTGCGTAGTCGTGCTTCCACCCACGGATCGCGTCGGGAGCCTTCACCTTGAATGCCTCCATCTTGCCGGCAATACGTTTCTCATGGTACCTAAGCAGCTCGCCACGGAGGTACATGATGCGGTAACGTTGGTAGTTTTCCTCCCGGTTAACCTCCTGCGCGCACCCATTCATAGCATCCCGGTGGGGATAGCATAGCTTCATGTTGTACGGCTTTTGGCTGTTCACAC
This genomic interval from Leishmania infantum JPCM5 genome chromosome 1 contains the following:
- a CDS encoding pseudouridylate synthase-like protein, coding for MRRLFLLLAWQPSFVKHLSELEPAPQRAPVEKRRRQHIPLSLQAREELSRKSNELQYHVVTQDWFGQRVDDFVMQHHPEWDYETVKRLVQQGHIYRYRKNGKKRYTRLTDRLEFDELVVVPTASFWERQLAPPSGVELQSSSTSQQQERRQKFHLSAKTREMAQEMVLFKNEHVIVINKPSGVPIMPTHDPLAMNITDLLPAWRYTNTQKPVICHNLDTETSGCVVLARSANAHRMLGRMFVKRVVPNSVYWGFAVGKPPVNFGRIRMHFEIQKGQGGDVIVARPTPTADSKVGIAEFVVNASALEFGSFISFYPLTTRRHQERIMAAHALRAPLLGDAKYGGESAFPHSLSLFWDPARKDVPLHLHHRKIQLPYKNGAGEFVCVTAPLPPHMEKTFKRLGWPVDADDPLIPG